From a region of the Argiope bruennichi chromosome 8, qqArgBrue1.1, whole genome shotgun sequence genome:
- the LOC129980884 gene encoding actin-related protein 6-like isoform X2, translating to MPSVSEMATNVFVLDNGGYTVKAGFSTDSEPRFIPNCITKAKSERRRQFIGTQLDECKDFSGLYYSYACTRGYVLNWDVEKQIWDHIFGPDHFKVDFKETCLIVTEPYFSFQSMQEAMVEVAFEDYKFHSMYAANPATLSAYKSQKTTNEMCCLVVDSGFSFTHIVPCIKGKRLKNSTRRIDVGGKVLTNHLKEITSYRQLNVMDETYVMNQVKEDVCYISLDPDKDLKIAEKRGKENTIVRDYVLPDYTVIKRGYVRPPEETTGKPKENEQLVRMNNERFLVPEILFHPGSVHIPEMGIPEAIIYCIETCPEEIQPHMYKNILLTGGNACFPGFKDRVYQDVRAEAHHLYDVNVTLPDNPITTAWEGGTMIPSDPEFHKLIVTRKQYEENGPHFCVEKFEV from the exons ATGCCGTCTGTTTCTGAAATGGCTACTAATGTATTTGTTTTGGATAATGGAGGCTATACTGTAAAAGCTGGATTCTCTACGGATTCTGAACCAag atttattcctAATTGCATTACAAAAGCCAAAAGTGAAAGGAGAAGGCAGTTCATTGGCACTCAACTAGATGAATGCAAGGATTTTTCTGgattatattattcatatgcATGTACTAGG GGTTATGTTTTGAATTGGGATGTTGAGAAACAAATTTGGGATCATATCTTTGGACCAGATCATTTTAAA GTTGATTTTAAGGAAACATGCCTTATTGTGACTGAGccatattttagttttcagtcAATGCAAGAAGCCATGGTAGAAGTCGCTTTTGAAGATTACAAATTTCACTCTATGTATGCTGCTAATC CTGCAACACTTTCTGCTTACAAATCACAAAAAACTACAAATGAAATGTGTTGTTTAGTTGTTGATTCTGGATTCTCTTTCACACATATTGTCCCATGTATTAAAGGCAAAAGACTGAAAAATTCAACTAGGAG aattgATGTTGGTGGAAAAGTCTTGACTAATCATTTGAAGGAAATCACTTCATATCGTCAGTTAAATGTGATGGATGAAACATATGTCATGAATCAAGTTAAAGAGGATGTGTGCTATATTTCATTGGATCCcgataaagatttaaaaatagctGA aaaaagAGGGAAAGAAAATACGATTGTACGAGATTATGTCTTACCTGATTATACAGTTATTAAAAGAGGTTATGTCAGACCTCCTGAAGAAACTACAGGCAAACCGAAAGAAAATGAACAA TTGGTAAGAATGAACAATGAGAGATTTTTGGTACCAGAAATTCTTTTTCACCCTGGTTCTGTCCATATTCCAGAGATGGGGATCCCCGAGGCCataatttattgtattgaaaCTTGTCCTGAAG AAATTCAACCTCATATGTACAAAAACATTCTATTAACTGGTGGTAATGCATGTTTTCCAGGTTTCAAGGATCGTGt atatcAAGATGTCCGTGCTGAAGCACATCATTTATATGATGTGAATGTAACATTACCAGACAA CCCTATAACTACTGCTTGGGAAGGAGGAACAATGATTCCTAGTGACCCAGAATTTCATAAGCTTATTGTGACTCGAAAACAGTATGAAGAAAATGGACCTCATTTTTGTGTAGAAAAGTTTgaagtttga
- the LOC129980882 gene encoding serine/threonine-protein kinase TBK1-like — MNYLRNSAHYTWSTTDVLGKGATGSVYRGVHKKTGESVAVKTFNHTSHLRPLEVQMREFEVMKKCAHENIVKMLAIEEEIESQKKVIVMELCDAGSLFTILDDPENSYGLEEEEFMRVLKDLAAGMKYLRDNNIIHRDLKPGNIMKFISVDGRSIYKLTDFGAARELEDDQQFMSLYGTEEYLHPDMYERAVLRHPANKPFRATVDLWSIGVTLYHVATGSLPFRPYGGRKNRETMHYIITTKASGVISGVQHSEKGPIEWSKELPKTCLLNQGLRDLVTVLLAGILECNAERMWTFEQFFDCATDIITRKVFHVFYMNEGKEICLYMQPNKMLQDLKEQITLQTNVPCANQLLLFNKALLTSHVHPSAEISTYPTTSHTNPIVLVHTENTDVKDLTRLSALSACFPNFPLTINLSDDAALAKTCCSVAHAVKRIIVKLTRSRDHLLKIPEILLSLAVENITKLCTNCDVLKQKADDIYYMCDQMERNFTLVSEFLSFWPNKSDYDSEFQKLSLLVSEKKQLKEQVKQKVMPLYSAIHILKQKVLVSMHLQTEWEQAASECTDLVGCVETADTYVKTIRGSWQSFVRDKNSRALSNHDEKFHNLEKVKIQHTSKKLESLLQDRCSKSCIQASNKLDEWYSGMQATMVQCQCLKEDLSIASALLKSYTSALQEAECQAFEISKQIISNLKSVEGPEPSLKLQNYSSAPILEPEIPKVQNGRVPQKLKCSSDTSLLYLLQSLKQEHSSLRETAEENNALIEKISEVLTSMKTDCKLNNNHLRSSLKS; from the exons atgaattatttacgcAACTCTGCACATTATACATGGAGCACAACAGATGTTTTAGGTAAAGGAGCAACCGGTTCAGTGTATAGAGGTGTGCATAAA aaaactGGTGAATCTGTTGCTGTGAAGACATTTAATCACACAAGTCATTTACGTCCTTTAGAAGTGCAAATGCGAGAATTCGAAGTTATGAAGAAATGTGCCCATGAAAACATTGTTAAAATGTTAGCTATCGAAGAAGAA attgaaaGTCAAAAGAAAGTCATAGTAATGGAACTTTGTGATGCTGGGAGCCTTTTCACTATTTTGGATGATCCTGAAAATAGCTATGGTTTGGAAGAGGAGGAATTCATGCGTGTACTGAAAGATTTGG CTGCAGGAATGAAGTATTTAAGGGATAATAATATTATACACAGAGATCTAAAACCTggtaatataatgaaatttatttctgttgaTGGAAG ATCAATATACAAATTGACTGACTTTGGTGCTGCAAGGGAATTAGAAGATGACCAACAATTTATGTCATTGTATGGAACTGAGGAATATTTG CATCCTGACATGTATGAAAGAGCAGTTTTAAGACATCCTGCAAACAAACCTTTCCGAGCTACAGTGGATTTGTGGAGCATTGGTGTAACATTGTATCATGTTGCTACTGGTTCTCTGCCTTTCCGGCCATATGGTGGAAGAAAAAATAGagaaacaat GCATTATATCATAACAACTAAAGCATCAGGTGTAATATCTGGTGTCCAACATAGTGAAAAAGGTCCTATAGAATGGAGCAAAGAGTTACCCAAAACATGTCTCTTAAATCA AGGCTTGAGAGATTTGGTCACTGTTCTTCTTGCTGGTATACTTGAGTGTAATGCTGAAAGAATGTGGACTTTTGAACAATTTTTCGATTGTGCTACAGATATAATAACGAGAAAAGTTTTCCATGTTTTTTACATGAATGAAGGAAAGGAGATATGTTTATATATGCAGCCTAATAAAAT gtTACAAGATTTAAAGGAACAAATAACACTCCAAACCAATGTACCTTGTGCAAATCAACTATTACTATTCAATAAAGCTCTTCTCACATCACATGTTCATCCTTCAGCTGAAATTTCTACATATCCCACTACAAGCCATACAAATCCTATTGTATTAGTCCACACAGAAAACACAGATGTCAAAGATTTGACTCGATTAAGTGCTTTATCCGCTTGTTTTCCAAATTTCCCTCTTACCATAAACCTCTCTGATGATGCAGCTTTAGCTAAAACTTGTTGCAGTGTTGCACATGCTGTGAAGAGGATAATAGTCAAGTTAACGAGATCTAGAGATCATCTTCTGAAGATTCCTGAAATATTGTT ATCTTTGGCAGTGGAGAATATTACCAAGCTGTGTACAAACTGTGATGTCTTGAAACAAAAGGCCGATGACATCTATTATATGTGTGATCAGATGgagagaaa TTTCACGTTGGTGTCAGAGTTTTTATCATTTTGGCCTAATAAGAGTGACTATGATAGTGAATTTCAAAAACTGTCGCTTCTTGTGTCTGAAAAAAAGCAGTTAAAAGAACAG GTAAAGCAAAAAGTCATGCCTCTTTATTCTGccattcatattttaaagcagAAAGTGCTTGTGTCAATGCACTTGCAAACAGAATGGGAGCAAGCAGCATCTGAATGTACAGATCTTGTTGGATG TGTTGAAACTGCTGATACTTATGTTAAAACCATTCGAGGTAGCTGGCAGTCATTTGTGAGGGATAAAAATTCTAGAG ctctttCAAATCATGATGAAAAATTCCACAATCTGGAAAA aGTTAAAATTCAGCATACCAGCaaaaaattagaatctctcctGCAAGATAGGTGTTCAAAATCTTGCATTCAAGCATCAAATAAATTAGATGAATGGTATAG tggaatGCAAGCTACTATGGTTCAGTGCCAGTGCTTGAAAGAGGACTTATCAATAGCCAGTGCACTCCTTAAAAGTTATACATCTGCTTTACAAGAg GCAGAATGTCAAGCATTTGAAATCAGTAAGCAAATTATCTCTAACTTGAAGTCAGTGGAAGGACCTGAACCtagtttaaaacttcaaaattattcatcAGCACCTATATTAGAACCTGAAATACCAAAAGTACAAAATGGTAGAGTTCCTCAAAAGCTTAAATGTTCTTCAGATACAAGTTTACTTTATCT GTTACAAAGTTTAAAACAAGAACATTCAAGTTTGCGGGAAACAGCAGAAGAAAACAATGCTCTAATTGAAAA GATCTCTGAAGTGCTAACTAGCATGAAGACAGATTGCAAGCTGAATAATAATCATCTGAGATCATCGTTAAAATCATGA
- the LOC129980884 gene encoding actin-related protein 6-like isoform X1 yields MPSVSEMATNVFVLDNGGYTVKAGFSTDSEPRFIPNCITKAKSERRRQFIGTQLDECKDFSGLYYSYACTRSEDLLGNFQMTPRSGYVLNWDVEKQIWDHIFGPDHFKVDFKETCLIVTEPYFSFQSMQEAMVEVAFEDYKFHSMYAANPATLSAYKSQKTTNEMCCLVVDSGFSFTHIVPCIKGKRLKNSTRRIDVGGKVLTNHLKEITSYRQLNVMDETYVMNQVKEDVCYISLDPDKDLKIAEKRGKENTIVRDYVLPDYTVIKRGYVRPPEETTGKPKENEQLVRMNNERFLVPEILFHPGSVHIPEMGIPEAIIYCIETCPEEIQPHMYKNILLTGGNACFPGFKDRVYQDVRAEAHHLYDVNVTLPDNPITTAWEGGTMIPSDPEFHKLIVTRKQYEENGPHFCVEKFEV; encoded by the exons ATGCCGTCTGTTTCTGAAATGGCTACTAATGTATTTGTTTTGGATAATGGAGGCTATACTGTAAAAGCTGGATTCTCTACGGATTCTGAACCAag atttattcctAATTGCATTACAAAAGCCAAAAGTGAAAGGAGAAGGCAGTTCATTGGCACTCAACTAGATGAATGCAAGGATTTTTCTGgattatattattcatatgcATGTACTAGG tccGAGGATTTACTTGGCAATTTTCAGATGACACCAAGATCG GGTTATGTTTTGAATTGGGATGTTGAGAAACAAATTTGGGATCATATCTTTGGACCAGATCATTTTAAA GTTGATTTTAAGGAAACATGCCTTATTGTGACTGAGccatattttagttttcagtcAATGCAAGAAGCCATGGTAGAAGTCGCTTTTGAAGATTACAAATTTCACTCTATGTATGCTGCTAATC CTGCAACACTTTCTGCTTACAAATCACAAAAAACTACAAATGAAATGTGTTGTTTAGTTGTTGATTCTGGATTCTCTTTCACACATATTGTCCCATGTATTAAAGGCAAAAGACTGAAAAATTCAACTAGGAG aattgATGTTGGTGGAAAAGTCTTGACTAATCATTTGAAGGAAATCACTTCATATCGTCAGTTAAATGTGATGGATGAAACATATGTCATGAATCAAGTTAAAGAGGATGTGTGCTATATTTCATTGGATCCcgataaagatttaaaaatagctGA aaaaagAGGGAAAGAAAATACGATTGTACGAGATTATGTCTTACCTGATTATACAGTTATTAAAAGAGGTTATGTCAGACCTCCTGAAGAAACTACAGGCAAACCGAAAGAAAATGAACAA TTGGTAAGAATGAACAATGAGAGATTTTTGGTACCAGAAATTCTTTTTCACCCTGGTTCTGTCCATATTCCAGAGATGGGGATCCCCGAGGCCataatttattgtattgaaaCTTGTCCTGAAG AAATTCAACCTCATATGTACAAAAACATTCTATTAACTGGTGGTAATGCATGTTTTCCAGGTTTCAAGGATCGTGt atatcAAGATGTCCGTGCTGAAGCACATCATTTATATGATGTGAATGTAACATTACCAGACAA CCCTATAACTACTGCTTGGGAAGGAGGAACAATGATTCCTAGTGACCCAGAATTTCATAAGCTTATTGTGACTCGAAAACAGTATGAAGAAAATGGACCTCATTTTTGTGTAGAAAAGTTTgaagtttga